Proteins from one Mycobacterium sp. EPa45 genomic window:
- the rpsL gene encoding 30S ribosomal protein S12, with protein sequence MPTIQQLVRKGRTDKVAKVKTAALKGSPQRRGVCTRVYTTTPKKPNSALRKVARVKLTTGVEVTAYIPGEGHNLQEHSMVLVRGGRVKDLPGVRYKIIRGSLDTQGVKNRKQARSRYGAKKEKS encoded by the coding sequence ATGCCAACCATTCAGCAGCTGGTCCGCAAGGGTCGCACCGACAAGGTCGCCAAGGTGAAGACCGCGGCCCTCAAGGGCAGCCCGCAGCGCCGCGGCGTGTGCACCCGCGTGTACACGACCACTCCGAAGAAGCCGAACTCGGCGCTTCGCAAGGTCGCGCGCGTGAAGCTGACAACCGGCGTCGAGGTGACCGCCTACATCCCCGGTGAGGGCCACAACCTGCAGGAGCACTCGATGGTGCTGGTGCGCGGTGGTCGTGTGAAGGACCTCCCCGGCGTGCGCTACAAGATCATCCGCGGCTCGCTGGACACCCAGGGTGTCAAGAACCGCAAGCAGGCCCGTAGCCGTTACGGCGCGAAGAAGGAGAAGAGCTGA
- a CDS encoding DUF3060 domain-containing protein, producing MHSPTLIAGIGVLAAIALAGCGSTSKESPAPSATAGSSGAQVEVGNTINYGSFGTTADIDCMNGKSLNVGGSNNTLTVKGTCASVNIGGADNKITFDKIDRELSVVGLNNTINYKGEPKVNNLGSGNTLNKS from the coding sequence ATGCACTCCCCCACCCTCATCGCTGGGATCGGCGTTCTCGCCGCCATCGCCCTGGCCGGCTGCGGATCCACCAGCAAGGAGTCGCCCGCCCCGTCGGCGACCGCCGGAAGCTCGGGCGCTCAGGTCGAGGTCGGCAACACCATCAACTACGGCTCGTTCGGCACGACCGCCGACATCGACTGCATGAATGGCAAGTCACTGAACGTCGGCGGTTCGAACAACACCCTGACGGTCAAGGGGACCTGCGCGTCGGTGAACATCGGCGGCGCGGACAACAAGATCACGTTCGACAAGATCGACCGGGAACTGTCTGTCGTCGGCCTCAACAACACCATCAACTACAAGGGCGAGCCGAAGGTGAACAACCTGGGCTCGGGCAACACGCTCAACAAGAGCTGA
- a CDS encoding TetR/AcrR family transcriptional regulator translates to MTSEPEPDSAADRPRAGNRSSARSAKLSREVIVNAALTFLDREGWDGLTINALATQLGTKGPSLYNHVHSLEDLRRTVRMHVIDDILQMLSTVGQGRTRDDAVTAMASAYRSYAHHHPGRYSAFTRMPLGGDDPEFTAASHAAAAPVIEVLASYGLDGDDAFYASLEFWAALHGFVLLEMTGVMDMVDTDVVFSDMVLRLAAGMAHRSGAHG, encoded by the coding sequence ATGACATCTGAGCCGGAACCGGACTCCGCGGCCGACCGGCCGCGCGCCGGCAACCGGTCGTCGGCGAGGTCCGCCAAGCTGAGCCGTGAGGTCATCGTCAACGCGGCGCTGACCTTTCTGGACCGCGAGGGCTGGGACGGTCTGACGATCAACGCGCTGGCCACCCAGCTGGGCACCAAAGGTCCGTCGCTGTACAACCACGTCCACAGCCTGGAAGACCTGCGCCGCACTGTCCGCATGCACGTCATCGACGACATCCTGCAGATGCTGTCCACCGTCGGGCAGGGTCGCACCCGCGACGACGCGGTCACCGCGATGGCCAGCGCCTACCGCAGCTATGCGCACCACCACCCGGGCCGGTACTCGGCGTTTACCCGGATGCCACTGGGCGGCGACGACCCCGAGTTCACTGCGGCCTCGCACGCCGCCGCGGCGCCGGTCATCGAGGTGCTGGCCTCGTACGGCCTGGACGGCGACGACGCCTTCTATGCCTCGCTGGAGTTCTGGGCGGCCCTGCACGGATTCGTCTTGCTGGAGATGACCGGTGTGATGGACATGGTCGACACCGATGTCGTGTTCTCCGACATGGTGCTGCGCCTGGCCGCGGGAATGGCCCACCGCAGCGGGGCCCACGGCTGA
- the fusA gene encoding elongation factor G produces the protein MAQDVLTDLNKVRNIGIMAHIDAGKTTTTERILFYTGISYKIGEVHDGAATMDWMEQEQERGITITSAATTCFWNDNQINIIDTPGHVDFTVEVERSLRVLDGAVAVFDGKEGVEPQSEQVWRQADKYDVPRICFVNKMDKLGADFYFSVQTMRDRLGANVVPIQLPIGSEGDFEGVVDLVEMKAKVWRGETKLGEKYDVVDIPADLQEKAEEYRTAMIEAVAETDDDLMEKYLGGEELTVDEIKAGLRKLTVTSAGYPVLCGSAFKNKGVQPMLDAVIDYLPTPLDVPAAEGHVPGKEDEIISRKPSADEPFSGLAFKVATHPFFGKLTYVRVYSGKVDSGAQVINSTKGKKERLGKLFQMHSNKENPVESASAGHIYAVIGLKDTTTGDTLSDPNNQIVLESMTFPDPVIEVAIEPKTKSDQEKLSLSIQKLAEEDPTFKVHLDQETGQTVIGGMGELHLDILVDRMRREFKVEANVGKPQVAYKETIKRPATNVEFTHKKQTGGSGQFAKVIINLEPFVGEDGATYEFENKVTGGRIPREYIPSVDAGAQDAMQYGVLAGYPLVNLKVVLLDGAYHDVDSSEMAFKIAGSQVLKKAAAMAQPVILEPIMAVEVTTPEDYMGDVIGDLNSRRGQIQAMEERSGARVVKAQVPLSEMFGYVGDLRSKTQGRANYSMVFDSYAEVPANVSKEIIAKATGQ, from the coding sequence GTGGCACAGGACGTGCTGACCGACCTGAACAAGGTCCGCAATATCGGCATCATGGCGCACATCGATGCCGGCAAGACGACGACCACCGAGCGCATCCTCTTCTACACCGGTATCTCGTACAAGATCGGTGAGGTGCACGACGGTGCTGCCACGATGGACTGGATGGAGCAGGAGCAGGAGCGGGGTATCACGATCACCTCGGCCGCTACCACCTGCTTCTGGAATGACAACCAGATCAACATCATCGACACCCCGGGCCACGTCGACTTCACCGTCGAGGTGGAGCGCTCGCTGCGCGTGCTCGACGGTGCGGTAGCCGTCTTCGACGGCAAGGAAGGTGTCGAGCCGCAGTCCGAGCAGGTCTGGCGTCAGGCCGACAAGTACGACGTACCGCGCATCTGCTTCGTCAACAAGATGGACAAGCTCGGTGCCGACTTCTACTTCTCGGTGCAGACCATGCGGGATCGCCTCGGCGCCAACGTGGTTCCGATCCAGCTGCCGATCGGCTCCGAAGGTGACTTCGAGGGCGTCGTCGACCTGGTCGAGATGAAGGCCAAGGTGTGGCGCGGTGAGACCAAGCTCGGCGAGAAGTATGACGTCGTCGACATCCCGGCCGATCTGCAGGAGAAGGCCGAGGAGTACCGCACCGCGATGATCGAGGCCGTCGCCGAGACCGACGACGACCTGATGGAGAAGTACCTGGGCGGCGAAGAGCTCACGGTCGACGAGATCAAGGCCGGTCTGCGCAAGCTGACCGTCACCAGCGCCGGTTACCCGGTGTTGTGTGGTTCGGCGTTCAAGAACAAGGGCGTGCAGCCCATGCTCGACGCGGTCATCGACTACCTCCCGACCCCGCTGGACGTTCCGGCCGCCGAAGGCCATGTCCCGGGCAAGGAAGACGAGATCATCTCGCGCAAGCCGTCGGCCGACGAGCCGTTCTCGGGGCTGGCGTTCAAGGTTGCCACGCACCCGTTCTTCGGCAAGCTGACCTATGTCCGGGTGTACTCGGGCAAGGTCGACTCCGGTGCGCAGGTCATCAACTCGACCAAGGGCAAGAAGGAGCGGCTGGGCAAGCTGTTCCAGATGCACTCCAACAAGGAGAACCCGGTCGAGTCGGCATCCGCCGGTCACATCTACGCGGTCATCGGCCTCAAGGACACCACCACCGGTGACACCCTGAGTGACCCGAACAACCAAATCGTGCTGGAGTCGATGACGTTCCCCGATCCCGTCATCGAGGTCGCCATCGAGCCCAAGACCAAGAGCGACCAGGAGAAGCTGAGCCTCTCGATTCAGAAGCTCGCCGAAGAGGATCCGACCTTCAAGGTGCACCTGGATCAGGAGACCGGTCAGACCGTCATCGGCGGCATGGGCGAGCTACACCTGGACATCCTGGTCGACCGCATGCGCCGCGAGTTCAAGGTCGAGGCCAACGTCGGCAAGCCGCAGGTGGCCTACAAGGAGACCATCAAGCGTCCGGCCACCAACGTCGAGTTCACGCACAAGAAGCAGACCGGCGGTTCGGGCCAGTTCGCGAAGGTCATCATCAACCTCGAGCCGTTCGTCGGCGAGGACGGTGCGACCTACGAATTCGAGAACAAGGTCACCGGTGGCCGGATCCCGCGCGAGTACATCCCGTCGGTGGACGCCGGTGCGCAGGACGCCATGCAGTACGGCGTGCTGGCCGGCTACCCGCTGGTGAACCTGAAGGTCGTGCTCCTCGACGGCGCCTATCACGACGTCGACTCGTCGGAAATGGCCTTCAAGATCGCCGGTTCCCAGGTGCTGAAGAAGGCTGCCGCGATGGCGCAGCCGGTGATCCTGGAACCGATCATGGCCGTCGAGGTCACCACCCCGGAGGACTACATGGGTGACGTGATCGGCGACCTGAACTCCCGCCGTGGTCAGATTCAGGCCATGGAGGAGCGCAGCGGTGCTCGTGTCGTCAAGGCACAGGTTCCGCTGTCGGAGATGTTCGGCTATGTCGGCGACCTTCGGTCGAAGACGCAGGGCCGGGCTAACTACTCCATGGTGTTCGACTCGTACGCCGAAGTTCCGGCGAACGTGTCGAAGGAGATCATCGCGAAGGCGACGGGCCAGTAA
- the tuf gene encoding elongation factor Tu, whose product MAKAKFERTKPHVNIGTIGHVDHGKTTLTAAITKVLHDKYPELNESRAFDQIDNAPEERQRGITINISHVEYQTEKRHYAHVDAPGHADYIKNMITGAAQMDGAILVVAATDGPMPQTREHVLLARQVGVPYILVALNKADMVDDEELLELVELEVRELLAAQEFDEEAPVIKVSALKALEGDPQWVKSVEDLMDAVDESIPDPVRDTDKPFLMPVEDVFTITGRGTVVTGRVERGVINVNEEVEIVGIKPTVTKTTVTGVEMFRKLLDQGQAGDNVGLLVRGVKREDVERGQVVVKPGTTTPHTEFDGSVYILSKDEGGRHTPFFNNYRPQFYFRTTDVTGVVTLPEGTEMVMPGDNTDISVKLIQPVAMDEGLRFAIREGGRTVGAGRVTKIHK is encoded by the coding sequence GTGGCGAAGGCGAAGTTCGAGCGGACGAAGCCGCACGTCAACATCGGGACCATCGGTCACGTTGACCACGGCAAGACCACGCTGACTGCAGCAATCACCAAGGTTCTGCACGATAAGTACCCGGAGTTGAACGAATCGCGCGCATTCGACCAGATCGACAATGCGCCCGAGGAGCGTCAGCGCGGTATCACCATCAACATCTCCCACGTGGAGTACCAGACCGAGAAGCGTCACTACGCACACGTCGACGCCCCCGGTCACGCTGACTACATCAAGAACATGATCACCGGTGCCGCCCAGATGGACGGCGCGATTCTGGTGGTCGCCGCCACCGACGGTCCGATGCCGCAGACCCGCGAGCACGTGCTGCTCGCCCGCCAGGTCGGCGTCCCCTACATCCTGGTGGCGCTGAACAAGGCCGACATGGTCGACGACGAGGAGCTCCTCGAGCTCGTCGAGCTGGAGGTCCGCGAACTGCTGGCCGCTCAGGAGTTCGACGAGGAAGCCCCGGTCATCAAGGTGTCCGCGCTCAAGGCCCTCGAGGGCGACCCGCAGTGGGTCAAGAGCGTCGAGGACCTGATGGACGCCGTCGACGAGTCGATCCCGGACCCGGTCCGCGACACCGACAAGCCGTTCCTGATGCCCGTCGAGGACGTCTTCACGATCACCGGCCGCGGCACCGTGGTCACCGGTCGTGTCGAGCGTGGTGTGATCAACGTGAACGAGGAAGTCGAGATCGTCGGCATCAAGCCGACCGTCACCAAGACCACGGTCACCGGTGTGGAAATGTTCCGCAAGCTGCTCGACCAGGGCCAGGCCGGCGACAACGTCGGTCTGCTGGTTCGTGGCGTCAAGCGCGAGGACGTCGAGCGTGGCCAGGTTGTGGTCAAGCCCGGCACCACCACCCCGCACACCGAGTTCGACGGCAGCGTCTACATCCTGTCGAAGGACGAGGGCGGCCGGCACACGCCGTTCTTCAACAACTACCGTCCGCAGTTCTACTTCCGTACCACGGACGTGACCGGCGTGGTGACCCTCCCCGAGGGCACCGAGATGGTGATGCCCGGTGACAACACCGACATCTCCGTCAAGCTGATCCAGCCGGTGGCCATGGACGAGGGCCTGCGGTTCGCGATCCGTGAAGGTGGCCGCACCGTCGGCGCCGGCCGGGTCACCAAGATCCACAAGTGA
- the rpsG gene encoding 30S ribosomal protein S7, translating to MPRKGPAPKRPLVNDPVYGSQLVTQLVNKVLLDGKKSLAERIVYGALEQARDKTGTDPVVTLKRALDNVKPALEVRSRRVGGATYQVPVEVRPDRSTTLALRWLVSFSKARREKTMIERLANEILDASNGLGAAVKRREDTHKMAEANRAFAHYRW from the coding sequence ATGCCGCGCAAGGGTCCCGCGCCGAAGCGCCCGTTGGTCAACGATCCGGTCTACGGGTCGCAGCTGGTCACCCAGCTCGTCAACAAAGTCCTGCTGGACGGGAAGAAATCGCTGGCAGAACGCATTGTTTATGGTGCGCTCGAACAGGCTCGTGACAAGACCGGCACGGATCCGGTCGTCACCCTGAAGCGCGCTCTCGACAACGTCAAGCCCGCCCTCGAGGTGCGCAGCCGTCGTGTCGGTGGCGCCACCTATCAGGTTCCCGTCGAGGTTCGCCCCGATCGCTCCACCACTCTGGCCCTGCGCTGGTTGGTGAGCTTTTCGAAGGCGCGCCGGGAGAAGACCATGATCGAGCGGCTGGCGAACGAGATCCTCGACGCCAGCAATGGCCTGGGTGCCGCTGTCAAGCGGCGTGAGGACACCCACAAAATGGCCGAGGCGAACCGAGCCTTCGCGCACTACCGCTGGTGA
- a CDS encoding SHOCT domain-containing protein, protein MLGRYIKAQLTVLLFGGLVGPIFLIVYFALGPFARPYIGWMFWVGLLITAGDVLAALWLTNAGIKSSARHEELNQRGVLVLAQITGISDTSWFVNDQQMIKVNLHFEVPGYPGFDTQETMASSPTRMQILNGHQLVALVEPGTQKYEIDWNASALIAGVVPAQFTLAEDNKTYDLRGQAGPLMEIMQILRANGVPMNGTIDIRSNPAVRQQVMAVVRRAAAGQPTAAAPPQAAPPQAAPVQAALPVYAPPMPEVTTAQRLQELETLRATGSISEAEYTAKRQQILADL, encoded by the coding sequence ATGTTGGGTCGGTATATCAAAGCCCAGTTGACCGTGCTGCTGTTCGGCGGCCTCGTCGGTCCCATTTTCCTGATCGTGTACTTCGCGCTCGGACCGTTCGCGCGGCCGTACATCGGGTGGATGTTCTGGGTCGGTCTGCTCATCACCGCGGGCGACGTGCTGGCGGCGCTCTGGCTGACCAACGCCGGGATCAAGTCCTCGGCGCGGCATGAGGAGCTGAATCAGCGCGGTGTTCTGGTCCTGGCCCAGATCACCGGGATCTCCGATACGTCGTGGTTCGTCAACGACCAGCAGATGATCAAGGTGAACCTGCACTTCGAGGTACCCGGCTATCCAGGCTTCGACACGCAGGAAACCATGGCGTCGAGCCCGACCCGCATGCAGATCCTCAACGGCCACCAATTGGTGGCACTTGTCGAGCCGGGCACCCAGAAGTACGAAATCGACTGGAATGCCAGCGCTTTGATCGCAGGCGTAGTTCCAGCGCAATTCACCCTCGCCGAGGACAACAAGACCTACGACCTGCGCGGGCAGGCCGGGCCGTTGATGGAGATCATGCAGATCCTGCGGGCCAATGGCGTACCGATGAACGGCACCATCGACATCCGCTCCAATCCTGCTGTGCGGCAGCAGGTGATGGCCGTCGTCCGCCGCGCCGCCGCCGGACAGCCCACCGCCGCCGCGCCGCCGCAGGCCGCGCCGCCGCAAGCCGCCCCGGTCCAGGCCGCGCTGCCGGTATATGCGCCGCCCATGCCGGAAGTCACGACCGCGCAGCGGTTACAGGAGCTGGAGACGTTGCGGGCCACGGGCTCGATCAGCGAGGCCGAGTACACCGCCAAACGGCAGCAGATCCTCGCCGACCTCTAG
- a CDS encoding mycofactocin-coupled SDR family oxidoreductase, with product MTTPSGTLEGRVAFVTGAARGQGRAHAVRLAREGADVIVSDICASVSDTIPYPGTTPEDLNETVRLVEAEGRKVLAREVDVRDDAAVRQLVADGVEQFGRLDILVANAGVLSWGRLWELTDEQWNTVIDTNLTGTWRTLRAVVPAMIEAGNGGSIIVVSSSAGVKATPGNSHYAASKHGLTALTNSLALEAGQYGIRVNSIHPYSVATPMTENDAMMGVFAAHPSYLHGFAPMPYLPVGQSATGKRSDFMSVDEVADVVVWLAGDNSATLSGSQISVDRGVMKY from the coding sequence ATGACAACACCGTCGGGGACGCTCGAGGGGCGAGTGGCATTCGTGACCGGCGCCGCTCGCGGCCAGGGTCGCGCCCACGCCGTACGCCTGGCCCGCGAAGGCGCCGACGTAATTGTCTCCGACATCTGCGCGTCGGTGAGTGACACCATTCCCTATCCCGGGACGACTCCCGAGGACCTCAATGAGACGGTCCGCCTGGTGGAGGCCGAGGGCCGCAAGGTGCTGGCCCGTGAGGTCGATGTCCGTGACGACGCCGCAGTGCGCCAACTGGTGGCCGACGGTGTCGAGCAGTTCGGCCGGCTCGACATCCTGGTTGCCAACGCCGGTGTGCTGTCCTGGGGCCGGTTGTGGGAGTTGACCGACGAACAGTGGAACACCGTGATCGACACCAATCTCACCGGCACGTGGCGCACGTTGCGTGCCGTCGTGCCGGCGATGATCGAGGCGGGCAACGGTGGCTCCATCATCGTGGTGAGCTCGTCAGCCGGCGTGAAGGCGACTCCCGGAAACAGCCATTACGCTGCGTCGAAGCACGGCCTGACCGCCCTGACGAACTCGCTGGCTCTCGAGGCCGGCCAGTACGGCATCCGGGTCAACTCCATCCACCCGTATTCGGTGGCCACTCCGATGACCGAAAACGACGCCATGATGGGCGTTTTCGCCGCACATCCCAGCTATCTACACGGCTTCGCGCCGATGCCGTACCTTCCGGTGGGGCAGAGCGCGACCGGCAAGCGGTCGGACTTCATGAGCGTCGACGAGGTCGCCGACGTGGTGGTCTGGCTGGCCGGCGACAACTCGGCGACCCTGTCGGGCTCGCAGATCAGCGTCGACCGCGGCGTGATGAAGTACTGA
- a CDS encoding DUF3060 domain-containing protein has protein sequence MSVSWGHRGCALITTCVAALTAGITGTVASPVAHAKNGDTHIVGVGIVQTVDCNGSTLFINGAENQITALGSCWAVTTQGSSNTVIADNVVNDITVYGWDQTVLYKSGEPFVLDRGRELGMTNRIDRVPA, from the coding sequence ATGTCGGTGAGCTGGGGACACCGCGGCTGCGCGCTCATCACGACCTGCGTAGCCGCCCTGACGGCGGGGATCACCGGGACGGTCGCATCGCCGGTAGCGCACGCGAAGAACGGCGATACCCACATCGTCGGCGTCGGCATCGTGCAGACGGTCGACTGCAACGGGTCGACCTTGTTCATCAACGGCGCGGAAAACCAGATCACCGCGCTGGGCTCGTGCTGGGCCGTCACCACGCAGGGGTCGTCGAACACGGTGATCGCGGATAACGTCGTCAACGACATCACGGTCTACGGCTGGGACCAGACGGTCCTGTACAAGAGCGGCGAGCCATTCGTCCTCGATCGTGGCCGCGAGTTGGGAATGACGAACCGGATCGACCGCGTTCCGGCGTAA